In a genomic window of Thermodesulfovibrionia bacterium:
- a CDS encoding tetratricopeptide repeat protein, giving the protein MKKALLLLLISLLLLVMLLYTLRQRYTLAALFYQAIKQDVKAVESYSKAVLANPDDAYAHYQLGLMYKDKKDFDNAERTYEKLLEIFPEHPDANYDLGYVYREEKLYDKALKQYEKALMLDPDNVYALYDMGYIYRQKGDLEKALDVYNKVLAADPKHPYAHYDIGLIYEEWGMKDRADEEFKIYHDITDPNFIEIFLNKLTGKG; this is encoded by the coding sequence ATGAAAAAGGCTCTTTTGCTTTTATTAATAAGCCTTCTCCTCCTGGTAATGCTTCTTTATACTCTCAGGCAAAGATATACACTGGCCGCGCTCTTTTATCAGGCGATAAAACAGGATGTTAAAGCCGTTGAAAGCTACTCAAAGGCGGTCCTGGCAAACCCTGACGACGCCTATGCCCACTATCAATTAGGGCTGATGTATAAAGACAAAAAAGACTTTGATAATGCCGAAAGGACTTATGAAAAACTGTTGGAGATATTCCCGGAACATCCTGATGCTAATTATGACCTCGGATATGTCTACCGGGAAGAGAAACTTTATGATAAGGCTCTTAAACAATATGAAAAAGCCCTTATGCTAGACCCTGATAACGTTTATGCCTTATATGACATGGGATACATATACAGACAAAAAGGCGATCTTGAAAAGGCTCTTGATGTATATAATAAAGTATTGGCGGCAGACCCTAAACATCCGTATGCCCATTATGATATAGGCCTTATTTATGAAGAATGGGGGATGAAGGACAGGGCAGATGAAGAGTTTAAGATATACCACGATATAACCGACCCCAACTTCATCGAGATATTCCTGAATAAGCTGACCGGCAAGGGCTGA
- a CDS encoding glycosyltransferase family 2 protein — MIYLYYKHKKNRPVLKNKLDSLPRVTIQLPVYNEMYVVRRLITASCGMDYPRELLDIQVLDDSTDETREIAEKCVNDFKEKGYDISYIHRENRNGFKAGALAEGLKTAKGEYIAVYDADFVPQSDMLMKTIHYFSDKSVGMVQTRWTYLNRKYSFLSRIEAMMLDGHFVIEHAARNWSGRFFNFNGTGGIWRKEAIDSAGGWQHDTLTEDLDLSYRAQLAGWKFIFLKDEVSPSEIPVEINGFKSQQHRWAKGSIQTAKKLLPQILRSDLPLKVKVEAFFHLTNNFSYLLMLVLSILMYPSMVARINLGWFKMLVTDVPFLFVATVGISFFYICSQREAYKDWKSRLIYLPMLMSLGIGLSVNNSKAVLEAIFNKETEFKRTPKYMIEDKKDRWANKKYRVNLSLLFIFELLLGIYFTFNIYFAYINKIYISIPFLMIFQMGYLYVAFLSILQVVWSRLPLNKAFCDTKDDRKEVLAI; from the coding sequence ATGATCTATTTATATTACAAGCATAAGAAAAACAGGCCTGTTCTGAAAAACAAATTAGACAGCCTTCCGAGAGTCACTATCCAACTCCCTGTCTATAATGAGATGTATGTCGTCAGGCGGCTGATCACCGCTTCATGCGGCATGGATTACCCGAGAGAACTGCTGGATATCCAGGTGCTTGACGATTCTACCGATGAAACAAGAGAGATAGCAGAGAAATGTGTCAATGATTTTAAGGAAAAAGGTTATGACATCAGCTATATACATCGAGAGAATAGAAACGGGTTTAAGGCCGGAGCATTGGCTGAGGGCCTAAAGACTGCAAAGGGCGAATACATCGCAGTATATGACGCTGATTTTGTACCGCAAAGCGATATGCTGATGAAGACGATCCATTATTTTTCCGACAAGTCTGTTGGAATGGTGCAGACCAGATGGACTTATCTGAACAGGAAATATTCTTTTCTTTCACGCATCGAGGCAATGATGCTTGACGGCCACTTTGTTATTGAACATGCTGCAAGGAACTGGTCCGGCAGGTTCTTTAATTTTAACGGTACCGGAGGAATATGGAGAAAAGAGGCGATAGATTCTGCAGGCGGATGGCAGCACGATACCCTTACTGAAGACCTGGACCTGAGCTACAGGGCCCAGTTAGCTGGGTGGAAATTTATATTTTTAAAAGATGAGGTCTCTCCTTCAGAGATCCCTGTTGAGATCAACGGCTTTAAAAGCCAGCAGCACAGATGGGCCAAGGGCTCTATTCAAACTGCAAAAAAACTGCTGCCGCAGATACTCAGAAGCGACCTGCCTTTAAAGGTAAAGGTTGAGGCATTTTTTCATCTTACAAATAATTTCTCTTACCTGCTTATGCTTGTGCTCTCCATATTGATGTATCCATCCATGGTTGCAAGGATAAATTTAGGATGGTTCAAGATGCTTGTAACCGATGTGCCGTTTCTCTTTGTAGCAACAGTCGGCATATCCTTTTTTTATATATGTTCACAAAGAGAGGCATACAAGGACTGGAAGTCGAGATTGATATATCTCCCTATGTTGATGTCCCTTGGTATCGGGCTTTCCGTCAATAACTCAAAAGCGGTATTAGAGGCCATCTTCAATAAAGAGACGGAATTCAAAAGAACTCCCAAGTATATGATAGAAGATAAAAAAGACAGGTGGGCCAATAAAAAATACAGGGTCAATTTAAGCCTGCTTTTTATATTTGAACTTCTTCTGGGGATATATTTCACATTCAACATATATTTTGCTTACATTAACAAGATCTATATTTCCATTCCTTTTCTTATGATCTTTCAGATGGGATATCTTTATGTTGCCTTTTTATCTATTTTACAGGTAGTATGGAGTCGTTTGCCTTTGAACAAAGCCTTTTGCGATACAAAGGATGACAGGAAAGAGGTGCTGGCAATATAA
- a CDS encoding metalloregulator ArsR/SmtB family transcription factor, whose protein sequence is METADDSYLKSSIKWTVILKTLADETRLQIIHVLLNGEASVQDIATSLDIKVYNVSKHLKILESCGLVKKRKEGTQRIYGITDRLMSRLSEDKQVLDLGCCKFLFTGLKK, encoded by the coding sequence ATGGAAACGGCTGATGATTCTTATTTAAAATCCTCGATAAAGTGGACAGTTATTCTGAAGACGCTTGCAGATGAAACAAGGCTTCAGATCATCCATGTGCTCTTAAACGGCGAAGCGTCTGTCCAGGACATAGCAACGTCTCTCGATATCAAGGTCTATAATGTTTCCAAGCATTTAAAAATCCTTGAATCATGCGGCCTGGTGAAAAAACGAAAAGAAGGCACACAGCGAATATACGGGATCACGGACAGGCTTATGAGCCGTTTGTCTGAAGATAAGCAGGTCCTTGACCTCGGCTGCTGTAAATTCTTATTTACAGGTTTGAAGAAGTAA
- a CDS encoding molybdopterin-dependent oxidoreductase yields the protein MARLRRRYGMLINLNKCIGCYACQVACKLEHKVPFGAFRCRVETYKTGNFPDLKKIFIPRLCNHCSNPPCINVCSEKALTKNSDGVVVFNKELCVNCQQCYEKCPYNAIDTNSGEPQKCDFCYERLEAGEIPVCVKSCMGKAILFGDLKDGRSEISKVLKEKSLFVIKAEEKTGPSVFYLYKGETGFTPLMPYELDEKSISSNAGSKQEARQPRTSLNLINTADVMCPSECGISVEVQDGVAKKIYGNPHSLINNGTLCAKGASGLQLTYSPHRIKTPLMRTGERGEDKWKEISWDEACSIIAKKLISFKREHGPESVFLDVGDVTDREAFYRLFHAFGTPNTFDHGSVCDPNRKWGQGIMLGDERPLPDLQRPFLIRGDDNKTCLKYEYDTKLMLSIGSNPFVATRFNYMSNGIPGAKEGNGCKYIVIDPAHTSSASKADIWLPILPGADAALLAGMLYFIIKQDDPSDKERRYMDHEFIEKYTIGWNDFRYAFLLQSEIVDPSNGHKFFTLEWTEEKTGITKGKIEQVAHLLGITKPAAIEIGMHGTAHHTNGDVTSIVMSALCLITGNMDVPGGVVFIDSQKVKRGNKTTGKAFLNKEAVRNINGKDVTGMLSELKKDLYGDYPAACKGVVTDLPKNIREGVRLKHGPFKGHEYPVKAFVTRAGNPVISAGSTPDWIDALTSKGEDGEYRLGLIAYIDTHINVTGKFADIVLPEAGYLERMGVSNVFTMSPEIALRDQVIKPLHNSKTDFEMMIALSEALINNNDPDIRAEDFGSHYKNEESFINEILSEAPGFYNIGDPLPYPDLPEGCQILGTPDNPMAVWGSKVIKDGALLTVEWLRNNNGVAVWPSSYYRYKRADGSPSGIYPATPSKRFEFKFGYTENINRRFGTDLPTTFYWSEPQWNPKSLSCKEISKEYPFQLISGRVHHAMTMTAICPYLAETETECMQPLNDKLQYHMPDIGSSSVLYGLPNDKDLSFKKGTVSIPVLAINTSDGKGLNLRAGDIVSLENPLGKRVKGKVFLTDEIMPGVIKTAFGPGGQKASGIGFFTNVSDYTPNINDLTDPNNISPYTGMPGFGDIMVKVIKEQL from the coding sequence ATGGCAAGACTGAGAAGAAGATACGGCATGTTGATTAACCTGAACAAATGTATCGGGTGCTATGCATGCCAGGTTGCCTGCAAACTGGAACATAAAGTGCCTTTCGGAGCATTCCGCTGCAGGGTTGAGACGTATAAAACCGGTAACTTCCCTGATCTGAAAAAAATCTTTATCCCCCGGCTATGCAACCATTGTAGTAACCCTCCCTGTATAAATGTGTGTTCGGAAAAGGCGCTCACAAAAAATAGTGACGGGGTTGTGGTATTTAATAAAGAGCTCTGCGTTAACTGTCAGCAATGTTATGAGAAATGTCCATATAATGCGATCGATACGAATTCAGGCGAGCCTCAGAAATGCGATTTCTGTTATGAAAGGCTGGAAGCCGGAGAGATCCCTGTCTGCGTTAAAAGCTGCATGGGCAAGGCCATATTATTCGGCGACCTGAAAGACGGCAGAAGCGAGATATCAAAGGTTCTTAAAGAAAAAAGCCTCTTTGTTATAAAAGCTGAGGAAAAGACAGGGCCTTCGGTCTTTTACCTGTATAAAGGCGAGACAGGCTTTACTCCTTTAATGCCTTATGAATTAGACGAAAAAAGCATCTCTTCCAATGCGGGATCAAAGCAGGAGGCTCGTCAACCAAGGACATCTTTAAATCTTATAAACACCGCTGATGTCATGTGCCCTTCAGAATGCGGCATCTCTGTAGAAGTGCAGGACGGGGTTGCAAAGAAGATCTATGGTAATCCTCATTCACTCATAAATAACGGGACGCTCTGCGCAAAAGGGGCTTCCGGCCTGCAGCTTACATACTCTCCTCACAGGATAAAGACCCCTCTAATGAGAACAGGAGAGAGAGGTGAGGATAAATGGAAAGAGATCTCCTGGGATGAGGCATGCAGCATTATAGCGAAAAAACTGATCAGCTTTAAACGGGAGCATGGGCCTGAATCTGTCTTTCTGGATGTCGGCGATGTGACCGACCGTGAAGCATTTTACCGGTTGTTTCACGCATTCGGCACTCCGAACACGTTCGACCACGGAAGCGTATGTGACCCCAACCGTAAATGGGGACAGGGCATCATGCTTGGCGATGAGAGGCCCCTGCCTGATCTTCAAAGGCCGTTTCTGATTCGAGGTGATGATAATAAAACCTGTCTGAAGTATGAATATGATACAAAGCTTATGCTGAGTATCGGCTCCAACCCGTTTGTCGCTACAAGATTCAACTATATGTCAAACGGCATTCCCGGGGCCAAAGAGGGGAACGGCTGTAAATATATTGTTATTGATCCTGCCCATACCAGCTCTGCTTCAAAGGCTGATATCTGGCTCCCTATCCTTCCGGGCGCAGACGCCGCACTGCTTGCAGGCATGCTTTACTTCATAATCAAACAGGACGACCCTTCAGATAAGGAAAGAAGGTACATGGATCATGAGTTCATTGAAAAATATACGATAGGATGGAATGATTTCAGGTACGCATTTCTCCTTCAGTCTGAAATTGTCGACCCTTCAAATGGCCATAAGTTTTTTACTTTGGAATGGACAGAAGAAAAGACAGGCATAACAAAGGGGAAAATAGAGCAGGTTGCTCACCTTTTAGGTATTACAAAACCCGCTGCTATTGAGATAGGCATGCACGGAACCGCCCATCATACAAACGGCGATGTGACTTCCATAGTTATGTCAGCCCTGTGCCTTATAACAGGGAACATGGATGTTCCGGGAGGGGTTGTCTTCATAGATTCACAGAAGGTAAAGAGAGGAAATAAGACTACGGGTAAGGCATTTTTAAATAAAGAAGCGGTCAGGAATATTAACGGCAAAGATGTCACAGGCATGCTTTCAGAATTAAAAAAAGATCTGTACGGAGATTATCCTGCTGCCTGTAAGGGAGTTGTGACCGACCTGCCTAAAAATATCAGAGAAGGCGTCAGGCTTAAGCACGGCCCTTTTAAGGGACATGAGTATCCTGTTAAGGCATTTGTAACAAGAGCGGGGAATCCTGTGATCAGCGCAGGCAGCACTCCGGACTGGATAGACGCTTTAACTTCAAAAGGCGAAGACGGGGAATACAGGCTTGGGCTGATAGCCTATATTGATACTCACATAAATGTTACAGGCAAGTTCGCCGATATCGTCCTTCCGGAGGCAGGTTATCTTGAGAGGATGGGTGTGAGCAATGTCTTTACCATGAGCCCTGAGATTGCATTAAGGGATCAGGTTATCAAACCGCTTCATAATTCCAAAACAGATTTTGAGATGATGATCGCGTTATCCGAGGCGCTTATAAATAACAATGACCCGGATATCCGGGCTGAAGACTTTGGCAGTCATTATAAAAACGAGGAAAGCTTCATAAATGAGATACTCAGCGAGGCGCCGGGTTTTTACAATATAGGCGACCCGCTCCCATATCCTGACCTGCCCGAGGGGTGTCAGATATTGGGAACACCCGATAACCCAATGGCTGTTTGGGGCAGTAAGGTAATAAAGGATGGGGCGCTTCTTACTGTTGAATGGCTCAGGAATAATAACGGGGTTGCGGTATGGCCCTCATCTTATTACAGGTATAAAAGGGCTGACGGCTCTCCTTCAGGGATATATCCGGCAACGCCGTCAAAACGCTTTGAGTTTAAATTTGGGTACACAGAAAATATCAACAGGCGTTTTGGAACCGATCTGCCGACAACCTTTTATTGGTCAGAGCCTCAATGGAATCCGAAGAGTTTGTCATGCAAAGAGATAAGCAAAGAATATCCATTCCAGTTGATTAGCGGCAGGGTGCATCATGCAATGACCATGACAGCTATCTGCCCATATCTTGCAGAGACAGAGACAGAGTGCATGCAGCCTCTGAATGATAAACTGCAATATCATATGCCTGATATCGGCAGCTCTTCAGTTCTTTATGGTTTACCCAATGATAAAGATCTATCTTTTAAGAAAGGCACAGTATCAATTCCTGTTCTTGCTATTAACACATCTGACGGGAAAGGCCTGAATTTAAGGGCCGGGGATATTGTGAGCCTTGAAAACCCTCTCGGCAAAAGGGTTAAAGGCAAGGTCTTTTTAACCGATGAGATCATGCCGGGTGTCATCAAGACCGCCTTTGGCCCGGGAGGGCAGAAGGCCTCCGGCATAGGCTTTTTCACCAATGTTTCTGATTACACGCCTAATATAAATGATCTTACAGACCCGAACAATATAAGCCCTTACACCGGGATGCCTGGGTTTGGCGATATTATGGTAAAGGTGATAAAAGAACAACTTTAA
- a CDS encoding amino acid ABC transporter ATP-binding protein, with the protein MIKFINVNKWFKDHHVIKNVNLEISRGEVVVICGPSGAGKSTLLRTINKLEPISKGDIVVDGFHMSDPATNITALRAEVGMVFQSFNLYPHMTVIKNIMLAPTKVRKISNKEAEERGMQLLEKVGLAHKRDSYPVQLSGGEQQRVAIARSLAMEPKIMLFDEPTSALDPELINEVLDVMVSLAEEGMTMVVVSHEMAFAQQVANRVVFMDNGEIVEIGVPPNIFVDPQHERTKTFMSNVLHMPVFCYNEEKE; encoded by the coding sequence TTGATCAAATTCATTAATGTAAACAAGTGGTTCAAAGACCACCATGTTATAAAGAATGTCAATCTTGAGATATCAAGAGGCGAGGTTGTTGTTATATGCGGGCCCAGCGGTGCCGGAAAGAGCACCCTTCTCAGAACCATTAATAAGCTTGAGCCTATAAGTAAGGGCGATATAGTTGTTGATGGTTTTCATATGTCTGACCCTGCCACAAATATTACTGCCTTAAGGGCTGAGGTTGGCATGGTATTTCAGAGCTTCAATCTTTATCCTCACATGACCGTAATAAAAAATATTATGCTGGCGCCTACAAAGGTCAGGAAGATCAGTAATAAAGAAGCTGAGGAGAGGGGCATGCAGCTCCTTGAAAAGGTGGGACTGGCCCATAAACGCGACAGTTATCCGGTGCAGCTTTCAGGCGGGGAGCAGCAGAGAGTTGCCATTGCAAGGAGCCTGGCGATGGAACCCAAGATAATGCTCTTTGATGAACCGACTTCCGCGCTTGACCCGGAGCTGATAAACGAGGTTCTGGACGTCATGGTCTCGCTTGCTGAAGAGGGCATGACCATGGTTGTTGTAAGCCATGAGATGGCATTTGCGCAGCAGGTTGCCAACAGGGTTGTCTTCATGGACAATGGCGAGATAGTAGAGATAGGCGTACCGCCTAATATCTTTGTTGATCCGCAGCATGAAAGGACAAAGACCTTTATGAGCAATGTCCTGCACATGCCGGTCTTTTGTTACAATGAGGAAAAAGAATAG
- a CDS encoding tyrosine-type recombinase/integrase, with protein MRGSIHKKGKIFYAVIPIRGKRKWFRGGDTKKDAQRELNDRLREVDAGTYKEIPKTTFSEFADLWLKNYVEPKAKPSTQRGYRDIITRLLKPLYGPVCLTEITTVSLQSFVANRLKSVKAKTVCNEIVVLKLMFKHAYRWGYLRHNPAEYVERPRVVKKEIDILSPDEVNILLSHATNHYRIAFLTGFLTGMRAGELWGLKWDDIDWNSKQIYVRRSLWNKQFQTTKTKTSTRKIDMTDGLIRELKKWKLASPVSEHDVVFPSAAGGLTQHDNVVSRHFNQALRKAGLRQVSFHSLRHSNASIRIRSGQNIKYIQSQMGHAGIQITMDTYGHLFHDENFNRQQAELLEKSCDPVRNPLEKPAFSTKKGLTENRKSLNLFGSGGRI; from the coding sequence TTGAGAGGAAGCATTCACAAGAAAGGTAAGATTTTTTATGCCGTAATCCCCATCCGCGGCAAGCGTAAATGGTTCAGAGGTGGCGACACAAAGAAGGACGCCCAGCGAGAGCTGAATGACAGGCTGCGAGAAGTTGACGCTGGCACCTACAAAGAGATCCCAAAGACAACATTCAGCGAGTTCGCCGATCTGTGGCTGAAAAACTATGTTGAGCCCAAAGCAAAGCCATCAACACAGAGGGGCTACAGGGACATCATCACCCGGCTCCTGAAACCACTTTACGGACCTGTTTGTCTAACAGAGATTACGACAGTGAGCCTACAGTCCTTCGTTGCAAACAGACTCAAATCAGTAAAGGCTAAAACCGTATGTAATGAGATTGTCGTCCTCAAGCTGATGTTTAAACATGCCTACCGTTGGGGATACCTAAGGCATAATCCAGCCGAATATGTAGAAAGGCCGAGAGTTGTAAAAAAGGAGATTGATATCTTGAGTCCTGACGAGGTCAATATACTGCTCTCACACGCTACTAATCACTACAGGATAGCGTTTCTGACAGGTTTCCTTACCGGAATGAGGGCTGGAGAACTTTGGGGCCTTAAATGGGACGATATCGACTGGAACTCAAAACAGATTTATGTGCGGCGATCATTATGGAATAAACAGTTCCAAACCACCAAGACAAAAACATCTACGCGCAAGATAGACATGACAGACGGGCTTATCCGTGAATTAAAAAAATGGAAACTGGCCAGTCCTGTCTCTGAGCATGATGTAGTCTTCCCAAGTGCAGCAGGCGGTCTCACTCAACACGACAATGTTGTCAGCAGACATTTCAATCAGGCTTTAAGGAAGGCGGGCTTAAGACAAGTATCATTCCACAGTCTCAGACACAGCAACGCAAGCATTAGAATACGCTCAGGCCAGAACATCAAATACATTCAGTCACAGATGGGCCATGCCGGGATCCAGATAACAATGGATACCTACGGACACCTGTTCCATGACGAAAATTTCAACAGGCAACAGGCTGAGTTATTAGAGAAATCTTGTGATCCCGTTAGAAATCCGTTAGAAAAACCCGCTTTTTCAACAAAAAAAGGACTCACGGAAAACCGTAAGTCCTTGAATTTGTTTGGTAGCGGGGGCCGGATTTGA
- a CDS encoding helix-turn-helix transcriptional regulator encodes MAMKDWKPKEIKLIREDYHLSQATLGALLGVSRNHIYYLERGERIPSKTLQLLLDYVEKDLRKGGEPKRSKQLKRMKKEV; translated from the coding sequence ATGGCTATGAAAGATTGGAAACCAAAAGAAATTAAGCTAATAAGAGAGGATTATCATCTATCTCAAGCAACACTTGGAGCCCTCTTGGGGGTATCCAGAAATCACATATATTATTTGGAAAGGGGGGAGCGAATACCAAGCAAAACCCTGCAACTTCTACTGGACTATGTAGAAAAGGATTTACGTAAGGGAGGTGAACCTAAGAGAAGTAAGCAGCTAAAGAGAATGAAAAAGGAGGTGTGA
- a CDS encoding helix-turn-helix domain-containing protein: protein MKTELEQEDLAAIASALFEMLKPFLHTPQQQEDEILSVEEVSKLIGKKKDQIYQWVNNSKHGLGVFPYMKAGRSLRFSKNAVMQWMKNNGKPLEIG from the coding sequence ATGAAGACTGAACTTGAACAAGAGGACTTAGCGGCAATAGCATCGGCACTGTTTGAGATGTTAAAACCATTTTTGCATACACCGCAACAACAGGAAGATGAAATATTGTCTGTTGAAGAAGTCTCCAAACTCATCGGCAAAAAGAAAGATCAAATCTATCAGTGGGTAAATAATTCCAAGCATGGCCTGGGAGTATTCCCCTATATGAAGGCCGGCCGATCCTTGCGGTTTTCTAAGAATGCTGTCATGCAGTGGATGAAAAACAATGGAAAACCGTTAGAAATCGGTTAG